Part of the Pseudomonas lijiangensis genome is shown below.
TCGCGGATGAATCCGCTCCTGCGCGAATCGTGTGGGAGCGACTTCAGTCGCGAAAACTCACGCCTGCACTCCTCATTCGGTTTTCCGAACAGCCCGTTATCCGGAGTTCGGAAAACCGGACACAAAAAACTCGTCACATCCCCTCGAATCCCTATCAAACCCAATAAAATCAAATGCTTGGTCGAACACCAAGTCCTTGGCACGACTCCTGCTCTACACCTTTCGTCGATCGCTTCAACTGTCGCGTGTGTCTAGCCCGGACGCGGTTGAAGCATTCACTGAGAAATCTTAATAAAAACGAATTCGAGGATTCATCGATGCGTATCGTTCCCCAACTGTTGGGCGCAGCAATCGCTGCCACTCTGATCAGCACTCCAGTTCTCGCAGAAGAATTGACCGGCACACTGAAGAAGATCAAAGAATCAGGCACCATCACCCTCGGTCACCGTGACGCGTCCATCCCGTTTTCCTACATTGCCGATGCTTCCGGCATCCCGGTTGGCTACTCCCACGATATCCAGCTGAAAATCGTTGAAGCCATCAAGAAAGAACTCGACCTCCCTGACCTGAAGGTCAAGTACAACCTGGTCACGTCCCAGACCCGTATCCCGCTGGTTCAGAACGGCACCGTTGACGTGGAATGTGGTTCCACCACCAACAACGTCGAGCGCCAGCAGCAAGTGGACTTCTCGGTCGGCATCTTCGAGATCGGTACCCGCCTGCTGTCCAAGGTTGATTCGTCCTACAAGGACTTCGACGACCTGAAAGGCAAGAACGTCGTGACCACCGCCGGCACCACGTCCGAGCGCATCCTCAAGGCGATGAACGCCGACAAGCAGATGGGCATGAACGTGATCTCCGCCAAGGACCACGGTGAGTCCTTCCAGATGCTGGAATCGGGCCGTGCAGTCGCCTTCATGATGGACGACGCACTGCTGGCTGGCGAAATGGCCAAGGCCAAGAAACCCACCGACTGGGCTGTGACCGGCACGCCACAATCCTATGAAATCTACGGCTGCATGGTTCGCAAAGGCGACGCACCGTTCAAGAAAGCGGTCGATGACGCCATCGTCGCCACTTACAAGTCCGGCGAAATCAACACGATCTACAACAAGTGGTTCCAGTCGCCGATTCCACCAAAAGGCCTGAACCTGCAGTTCCCGATGAGCGACGAGCTGAAAAAGCTGATCGCCGAGCCGAACGACAAGGCTGCCGAAGCCAAGAAAATCTGAGTCACCGACACACCGTGAACCTACGGTTTTCCGAACGGGCCGCAGCCTGTTCGGGAAACCGCTCATCACTCACTGTACCCAGACGATAAGCGCCAGGACGGAGTCCGAAGGCGGGTCTGGTGTGCATAAGGGCTCGAACGGATTCATGCGAGACGGGTGCGTGCATTTCGACAACAAGAGGGGGAGACCCTGATGAATTACAACTGGGACTGGGGCGTATTCTTCAAGTCCACCGGTGTCGGCAGCGAAACCTATCTGGACTGGTTCATTTCCGGTCTGGGCTGGACCATCGCCATTGCCGTAGCCGCCTGGATCATCGCCTTGATACTGGGTTCCATACTCGGTGTCATGCGTACCGTGCCAAGCCGTCTGGTAGCTGGCATCGCCACGATCTACGTGGAAATCTTCCGTAACGTGCCACTGCTGGTGCAGCTGTTCATCTGGTACTTCCTGGTACCTGATCTGCTGCCTGAAAATCTTCAGGAGTGGTACAAGCAAGACCTCAACCCGACGACGTCCGCCTTCCTGAGCGTCGTGGTCTGCCTGGGTCTGTTCACCGCCGCACGGGTTTGCGAACAAGTGCGTACCGGTATCGAAGCCCTGCCAAAAGGCCAGGAATCCGCGGCTCGCGCCATGGGTTTCAAACTGCCGCAGATCTACTGGAACGTCCTGCTGCCCCAGGCTTACCGGATCATCATTCCGCCACTTACCTCCGAATTCCTGAACGTGTTCAAGAACTCTTCGGTGGCGTCGCTGATCGGCCTGATGGAGCTGCTGGCGCAAACCAAGCAGACCGCCGAGTTCTCCGCGAACCTGTTTGAAGCCTTCACCCTGGCGACACTGATCTACTTCACCCTGAACATGAGCCTGATGTTGCTGATGCGCCTGATCGAGAAGAAAGTCGCAGTGCCGGGCCTGATTTCCCTGGGGGGTAAATAATGGACTTCAGTGGAATCGTTCCAGCCCTTCCGGGCCTCTGGAACGGCATGGTCATGACCCTGCAACTGATGGCCCTGGGCATCGTCGGCGGTCTCGTCATCGGTACCATCCTGGCCTTGATGCGCCTGTCATCGAACAAGCTGCTGGCTAACATAGCGGGCGCTTACGTCAACTACTTCCGTTCGATCCCGCTGCTGCTGGTCATCACCTGGTTCTACCTGGCGGTGCCGTTCGTGCTGCGCTGGATAACCGGTGAAGACACACCGATCGGTGCATTCACCTCTTGCGTCGTGGCGTTCATGATGTTCGAGGCCGCGTACTTCTGCGAAATCGTGCGTGCCGGTGTGCAGTCCATCTCCAAGGGTCAGATGGGTGCCGCCAAGGCCCTGGGCATGACCTACGGGCAAATGATGCGCCTGATCATCCTGCCTCAGGCGTTTCGCAAGATGACTCCGCTGTTGCTGCAACAGAGCATCATTCTGTTCCAGGACACGTCTCTGGTTTACACGGTCGGTCTGGTGGATTTCCTCAATGCCTCGCGCGCCAGTGGCGACATTATCGGTCGCGCCAATGAGTTCCTGATCATCGCCGGTGTGGTGTATTTCACGATCAGCTTTGCCGCCTCGTTGCTGGTGAAGCGTCTGCAAAAAAGGTTTGCCATATGATTTCCATCAAGAACGTCAACAAGTGGTATGGGGACTTCCAGGTACTGACCGATTGCAGCACCGAGGTCAGCAAGGGTGAAGTGGTCGTGGTCTGCGGTCCGTCCGGCTCCGGCAAATCGACCCTGATCAAATGCGTGAACGCCCTGGAGCCTTTCCAGAAAGGCGACATCGTGGTCGACGGCACTTCGATCTCCGATCCGAAGACCGACCTGCCGAAACTCCGTTCGCGGGTCGGCATGGTGTTCCAGCATTTCGAGCTGTTCCCGCACCTGAGCATCGTGGAAAACCTGACCATCGCGCAGATCAAGGTCCTGGGCCGCAGCAAGGCCGAAGCCACCGAGAAAGGCCTGAAGCTGCTGGATCGCGTGGGTCTTTCTGCACACGCCCACAAGCATCCGGGTCAGCTTTCCGGTGGTCAGCAGCAGCGTGTGGCGATTGCCCGCGCCCTGGCGATGGACCCGGTGGTCATGCTGTTCGACGAACCGACCTCCGCCCTCGACCCGGAAATGGTCAACGAAGTGCTCGACGTGATGGTTCAACTGGCTCACGAAGGCATGACCATGATGTGCGTGACCCACGAAATGGGCTTCGCCCGCAAAGTGGCCAACCGCGTGATCTTCATGGACAAGGGCCAGATCGTCGAAGACTGCGCCAAGGAAGAGTTTTTCGGTGATGTGAGCGCACGTTCCGAGCGTGCCCAGCAGTTCCTCGCCAAGATCCTCCAGCACTAGGAAATACCGTTCGCTACCCTGCCCCGCCTCCCGGGGTATGGGTAGCTGTTCGGCTCAGGACGACTGTGATGAAATGCGACCCTCATATCTATAGCGCTGCGCCGCCATCACTCGCCGTGAAACCCCGTCTGATACGCCAACTGTTTCTGCCTCCGCTGATCCTGCTGCTGATGATCGGCCTGGGCTATATCGCTTATCTGTTCAGCGAGACCCACGGCATCAAGAGCCTCAGCGAAAATGGCGAACGCCAGCTGGAGCTGCATGCTCGTACGGTCGAAAGTGAAATCAACAAGTACACCTATCTGCCCAGCGTCCTGGAGCTTGAATCCAGCGTTTCGCAACTCCTGAAAAATCCGACTCCCGACCTGCAGGGCAAGGTCAACAGTTACCTCGAAGGCCTCAACCGCCGCAGCCGCAGCCGCGCCATTTATGTCATGGACACCACCGGGCGAGTACTGGCCACCAGCAACTGGCGCGATGCCGACAGTTACCAGGGCGAAGACCTATCGTTCCGTGCCTATTTTCAGGATGCGGTGCGTGGCTTGCCCGGCCGCTTCTACGGGATCGGCACCACCGTGGGCGAATCCGGTTATTACCTGGCTCACGGGCTGGAAGAAAGAGGCCGGATCATTGGTGTAGCCGTCATCAAGGTTCGCCTCGAAGCTCTGGAGGAACGCTGGCAACGGGCGCGCATGGAAGCCTTTGTCAGTGATGAGAACGGCATCATCATCCTGTCCAGCGACCCGGCCCGTCGTCTGAAGTCGGTGCGCCCGCTGAACCCCACCATCAAGGAACGCCTGGCGCGCAGCCTGCAATATTACTGGTGGCCGCTGAACGAACTGGTGCCACTGGAACGCGAAACCCTGGCCGAAGGTGTCGAAAAGCTCACCTTCCCGGCCAATGTCAGCGTCGACCGAGAACACACTCAAGTCAGCTATCTGGCCCAGACCCGCCAGTTGAACGATACCCCTTGGCACCTGACACTGCTGACGCCGCTTGAAGACCTGCGCCGCGAAGCCGCCAGCCAGGGCATGCTGGTCGCCGTGGCCTGTGCGCTGGTGGCCTTTCTACTGATTGCCTGGAACGAGCGTCGCAAGGTGATTTCCACCCGGCTTGCGGCCCGTGAAGCCTTGCAGGCCGCCAACGACGAACTGGAACGCAAGATCGCCGAGCGCACCGAGCATTTGCGTGCCAGCAACGAACGTCTCAAGGCGCAGATCCGTGAACGCCGACAGGCTGAAGACACCCTGCGCAAGGCTCAGGACGAACTGGTTCAGGCCGGCAAGCTGGCGGCTATCGGTCAGATGTCCACCAGCATCGCCCACGAACTCAATCAGCCGCTGGCGGCATTGCGCACCTTGTCCGGCAACACCGTTCGCTTCCTTGAACGTGGTGCTCTGGACACTGCCAGCACCAACCTGCGCACCATCAACGATCTGGTGGACCGCATGGGCCGCATCACTGCCAGCCTGAGGGCCTTTGCCCGACGCGGCAACGATCAGGGTCAGGCGCAACTGCGCAAGGCCGTGGACGCCGCCTTGCAGTTGTTGAGCGCCAGGCTCGAAAACGTTTCCCTGAACCTGCATCAGGACTTCACCGATGCCGGACTGGGAATCGACCAGACACGGCTGGAGCAGATTCTGGTCAACCTGATCGGCAATGCCCTGGACGCGATGCATGCCCAGCCGCATCCCGAATTGTGGCTTGAAGGCGAGATTGTCGAAGATCGCTATCGCCTGCGCGTGCGCGACAACGGCCATGGCATCGACGACGAAGCCCGCAAGCATCTGTTCGAACCGTTTTTCACCACCAAACCCGGTGAACAGGGCCTGGGGCTCGGCCTGACCCTTTCCGCCAGCCTTGCGGCTGCGGCTGGTGGCAGCCTGAGTGCAGAGTATCCGGCAGGCGGCACAACCTTCGTGTTGTGGCTGCCACTGGCCAAGGATGAGGAAGCTGATTCATGAGTAACTCCAAAATGAACACTGATCTGACTGTACTCATCGTCGAAGACGATCCCCATGTGTTGCTCGGCTGCCAGCAGGCGCTGGCGCTGGAAGACATTACCTGCGAAGGCGTATCCAGTGCCGAAGAGGCTCTGGCGCGCATCGGTGACAACTTTGCCGGAATCGTCATCAGTGACATCCGTCTGCCGGGTATCGACGGGCTGGAGCTGCTGACCCGCCTCAAGGCTCGCGACAGCAGCCTGCCCGTGGTGCTGATTACCGGGCATGGCGATATCTCCATGGCGGTCAATGCCATGCGCGACGGCGCCTATGATTTCATGGAAAAACCCTTCTCGCCGGAGCGACTGGTGGATGTTGCACGCCGCGCCCTTGAACAGCGCGGGCTGGCCCGGGAAGTCTGGGCGCTTCGCAAGCAACTGGCCGAACGCAACTCGCTGGAAGGCAAGATCATCGGCCGCTCACCGGCCATGCAGAACCTGCGTGCGCTGATCGCCAACATTGCCGACACCTCGGCGAATGTGCTGATCGAAGGCGAAACCGGCACCGGCAAGGAACTGGTCGCTCGCTGCCTGCATGACTTCAGTCGTCGCACCAGGAATCAGTTCGTGGCCCTGAACTGCGGCGGGCTGGCGGAGAGCCTGTTCGAGTCGGAAATCTTCGGTCACGAAGCCAATGCCTTCACGGGTGCCGGCAAGCGCCGGATCGGCAAGATCGAACATGCGCACAACGGCACGCTGTTCCTCGATGAAGTGGAAAGCATGCCGATCAATCTGCAGATCAAGCTGTTGCGGGTCTTGCAGGAGCGCACTCTGGAGCGCCTTGGGTCCAACCAGAATGTCGAGGTGGATTGCCGGGTGATCGCAGCAACCAAGTCCGACCTCAATGAGTTGAGCAAGGCCAACCAGTTCCGCAGCGACCTGTATTACCGCCTCAATGTGGTGACCCTTGAGCTGCCGCCTCTGCGCGAACGGCGCGAAGACATCCTGCAATTGTTCGAGCACTTCTTGCAGCTGTCTTCACTGCGCTTCGACCGCGAGCCGCCGCAACTGGACCGGCAGACGGCATCGACCCTGATGAGCCATGACTGGCCGGGTAACGTGCGCGAGCTGCGTAACGTAGCCGAACGTTATGCGCTGGGGTTGCCGGTGTTCAAGAAATCCGATCAGGCCGAAAGTCAGAGCCTGGGTTTTGCCGAAGCGGTGGAAGCCTTCGAGCGCAACCTGCTGCGCGAAGCCCTGCAACGCAGCGGTGGCAACCTCAGCCAGGCCAGTCAGGAACTGAGCATGGCCAAGACCACGCTGTTCGACAAGGTCAAGAAATACGGGCTGCAAGCCTGAAATCGCAAGGGAAGAAATCGTGGATCTGTTACTCAAGGCCCTGCTGGGCGCAGCCGTTGTCGTGATCCTGGCCGCACTGGCCAAAACCCGCAATTACTACATTGCAGGCCTGGTGCCGTTGTTCCCGACCTTTGCGCTGATTGCCCATTACATCGTCGGCAAGGGCCGCTCTCTGGATGACCTGAAAACCACCATCCTGTTCGGCATGTGGTCGATCATCCCCTACTTCGTCTATCTGGCGGCCTTGTACCTGCTGGTAGACCGCTGGCGCCTGGAAGTCTCACTGGCACTGGCCGCAGCGGCCTGGCTGGTGGCCGCCACGCTGCTGGTGACGTTATGGGTGCGGTTTCACGGGTGATGTCAGCGGCTGCCCGGCTACACACCCCTGGTAGGAGCGAATTCATTCGCGAGAGGTCATTGAAGGCGAGAGATTTCTTCAGCTTCGCGGGCCATCGCGAATAAATTCGCTCCAACTGTGATTAGCGCCGCTTGCTGCGCTCGTAAGCGGCCAGAACGGTGCGTTCCGATTGCACCAGATAGCTTTCGAGCATCACGGTCGCTTCCTCTACACGCCCTTCTTCGACGCAGCGCAGGATCGCCGCGTTCATGTCCAGATAAGGCACATGCAGGAATTCAGGATCGTCGAGCAACCCGAAGGCCAGTCGCAGTTCGGCTGATATCTGCCCGTAGAACACCACCAGTCGCGGGCTGTCGGCCAGTTCGACAATCGCCCTGTGAAACATCATGTTGGCAGTACCCACCGCCACCCAGTCCCTGGCTTCCCTGGCACGCATGCCGGCCTCGACCGCTTCACGCATCTTCAAGGCCCCAGGGTGCAGCGGAAAGCCCTGAGCGATGGCCTTGCACTCGATAAAGCGGCGTACGCGATAGATGTCGATGATCGACGCCATATCAGGCTCGGCAACGGTCACCCCACGATTGGGTTCGTGCTTGAGCAATCCTTCGCGGGTCAGGACCCTGAACGCTTCTCTCAAGGTGTTACGGGAAATCTGCAGGCTTTCGGCCAGTGCCGCTTCGGACAGGCGCTGGCCGGGAACCAGCTCGCCTTCAACCAGCATTCTGCGGATTTCCTGGGTGATGGTTTCTCCCAACGTGCGAGGAAGGGAGGGAGAAGCGTCGTTCATGAGCAATCCAGAATGAGAAAAACCGCCAGATGTTCCCTGAGAGCTTAGTGCGTGGCAAGGCACAAGCGTGCTGCGTGCTTCATTAAGTAGCGTCCATGAGTGAAAGGGTAACAATATGGTGCAAATGACTCACTCATAGAGATATGATTGTTCAACAATGCATTCGCTATATACCTACATCTCAGCGGTATTGAATGAGGCTTGGCACGCTCATTGCTCAAGCAAGATACCTCTCACTGTAGGAATCAGGCCGTGACACAGACCACTAAAGAGTTTACAAAAGCGCGGCGCGCTTCTTTGATCGCCGCCATTTTCATGATGGCCACGTCAGCTATAGGGCCAGGCTTCCTGACCCAGACGGCGACGTTCACTGCAACTCTGGGAGCGGCGTTTGCCTTCGGCATCCTGGCCTCGATCCTGATCGACTTTGTCGTTCAACTGAACGTCTGGCGAATCGTGACACTGACCAAAATGCGCGCGGCCGATCTGGCCAACGCGGCCATTCCGGGGAGCGGGTACCTGCTGTCGGTACTGGTGATCTGCGGTGGTCTGGTTTTCATGCTGGGTAACATTGCCGGTGCGGGCCTGGGTCTGAATGCCTTGACCGGTCTCGATCCCAAATGGGGCGGCTTGTTGAGCGCTATGCTCGCCATCGGGATCTTCTCGTCCCATCGGGCGGGCGTTGCCATGGACCGCATCATGATCGTGCTGGGGCTGCTGAAAGTGGGCCTGATCCTTTTCGCAGCCTTCGCAACCCATCCACCGCTGGGCGAAGCACTGCGTCAAACGGTCTTGCCCGATCTGATCGACTTCGCCTCCATCACCACCATCGTGGGTGGCACTGTCGGCGGCTACATCACCTATGCAGGTGCTCACCGCCTGCTCGATCGCGGCACCGTGGGTGTGGAAAACATTGAAGCGGTATCCCGTGCTGCGCTGACAGGCATTCTGGTCACCGGCATTGCCCGTTACGTCCTGTTTCTGGCTATCCTCGGGGTAGTTGCCAGTGGCGTCGTGATCGACGTGTCGGGCAAAGGCGCAAACCCTGCTGCCCAGGCCTTCCATGCGGCGGCAGGTGATATCGGCATGATGATGTTTGGTCTGGTGCTGTGGGCTGCGGGTATCAGCAGTGTGATTGGTGCGTCTTATACGACGATGTCCTTCACCACCGTGTTCTCGAAACGAATTACCGAGCGTGTCCGCAACCTGGCTACCGTCGGTTTCATTGTCATCACTCTGTCGGTGTATATGGTGTTGGGTAAACCACCGGCAGCGCTGCTGGTGTTCGCGGGCGGCTTCAACGGTCTGATTCTGCCGCTGGGCCTGAGCATATTCATGTACGTGGGCTGGCGCCGTTCGGACCTGATGGACGGCTATCACTACCCGCGCTGGCTGCTGATTCTGGGTGTGCTGACCTGTCTGCTGTCGTGGTTCATGGCCTACAAGTCGGCAGGTGCCATCTTTGCCTTCATCAGCGCGGCCTGATTTCAACGGAGATAATTTAGATGCGTGCAATTGACCTCAACAGCGACCTGGGCGAAAGCTTCGGCGCATGGAGCATGGGTGACGATGCGGCGGTTCTCGAAATCGTCAGCAGTGCCAACGTCGCCTGCGGCTTTCACGCCGGTGACCCGACCGGAATCCTGCGAACCCTGGAAGCGGCAGCCGCCCGTGGCGTTGCCATCGGTGCCCATGTGGCCTACCCGGACCTGGTGGGTTTCGGGCGACGCAACATGGACGTACCTTCCGACCAGTTGACCGCCGATGTGATCTATCAGATCGGCGCGTTGCAGGGCCTGGCCCGCAGCGTCGGCACCAGGGTGAGTTACGTCAAACCCCATGGCGCGCTGTACAACACCATTGCCGGCGATCAACGTCAGGCGGCGGCGGTTATCCAGGCGTTGCTGCGCATCGATCCCCAGTTGAAGCTGGTGTGCCTGGCCAATTCCCCACTGATCGGCTGGGCCACTGAAGCGGGCCTGTCCTGTGTGGCCGAGGCCTTTGCCGACCGTGCCTATACCGCCGAAGGCACGCTGGTATCGCGCTCGAAGCCGGGCGCCGTGCTGCACGACCCCGAACTGATCGCCCAGCGCATGTTGCGTCTGGTGCGTGATGGCGTCATCGAGGCCGAGAACGGCAGCCTGATCAATCTGCAAGCGGATTCGATCTGTGTACACGGCGACAACCAGGACGCGGTCGCCATCGCCCGCAACCTGAAAAACAGTCTGCTTGAAGCAGGCGTCACTATCCGCGCATTTACCTGAGGTGGACCATGCGTTTCTATCCGGTCAGCCTGGACGCACTCCTGGTTGAATTGGCGAATCTGGACGAGACTCTCGCCCTGTTCGATTCGCTACAGCAGGAGCCCATTGTCGGTGTGGGAGAGATCATTCCCGCCGCACGCACTGTGCTCGTGAGCTTTCGTCCCGCATCCATCAGCCGTGAGGTGCTGGCGGCAAAGATCGCTTCGCTCAATGTCCACGGTAAGGTTCGCGAAGCCGGCAAGCTGATCGAGATTCCCGTGCATTACAACGGCGAAGACCTGGCCGATGTGGCCCGTGAACTGGACATCAGTGTCGAGGAAGTGATCAAGCGCCACACCGGCAGCGATTACGATGTGGCCTTCTGCGGCTTTGCGCCGGGCTTTGCCTACCTGAGCGGCGGTGCCGGTTTCCAGGTGCCACGCCGCAGTACGCCGCGCACTCGCATTCCGGCAGGCGCCGTGGCGCTGGCGGGAGGATTCAGCGGCGTCTATCCACAGGCCAGTCCTGGCGGCTGGCAGATCATCGGCGTGACCGAGTCGAAAATGTGGGACCTGGGACGGGATGAGCCGGCCTTGTTGCAGCCGGGCTATCGCGTGCGTTTTTGCGATGCCGGCCCACTGCCTGTCACCAGCGTTTCGGTGGCTGCGCCAAGCCGTCCGGCAGCGTCACCCGTGACAGGAGACGCTCTGGAGATTCTCTCGCCCGGCCTGCAAACCCTGTTTCAGGACCTCGGTCGCCATGGCCGCGCCGGCCAGGGCGTATCGGCTTCCGGCACCATGGACCGGGGATCGCTGCGCGCTGCCAACCGCGCAGTGGGTAACGATCCGGGCAGTGCCTGCCTGGAAATCCTCATGGGCGGCCTGAGCTTTATCAGTCATGGCCCGTCGGTGATCGCCATCACCGGCTCCACTGCTGCGATAGAAGTGCATACCGCTGAAGGTCAATTGTTGCGCCCCGCGCTCTACACGCCGTTTGCCTTGCAGGACGGTGATCGGGTCAGCATCGACGCGCCCACTGCGGGGCTGCGCAACTATCTGGCGATTCGTGGCGGCTTTACCCATGAACCGGTGCTGGGCAGCCTGTCCACCGACACCCTGGCTCAGGTCGGCCCTGCGCCGCTGGCGACAGGTGACCGTATCGGCTTCAGACAGAGAATCGGCGGGCCTGCGGTATCGGTCACCGAGCAACCGGCGTTCGACATGCCACGCGCCGATCAGGTCATCACTCTGGATGTGGTCATGGGCCCGCGCAGTGACTGGTTCACTCCGCAAGCCCAGGCATTGCTGGCTGAACAGACCTGGCGGGTAACGCCACAGTCGAACCGCATCGGCATTCGACTGGCGGGTGACCATTCGCTGGAACGTGTCATTGAAGGTGAGTTGCCCAGCGAAGGCACCACCGTCGGCGCCATCCAGGTTCCACCCAGCGGACAACCCGTGC
Proteins encoded:
- a CDS encoding 5-oxoprolinase subunit B/C family protein, producing the protein MRFYPVSLDALLVELANLDETLALFDSLQQEPIVGVGEIIPAARTVLVSFRPASISREVLAAKIASLNVHGKVREAGKLIEIPVHYNGEDLADVARELDISVEEVIKRHTGSDYDVAFCGFAPGFAYLSGGAGFQVPRRSTPRTRIPAGAVALAGGFSGVYPQASPGGWQIIGVTESKMWDLGRDEPALLQPGYRVRFCDAGPLPVTSVSVAAPSRPAASPVTGDALEILSPGLQTLFQDLGRHGRAGQGVSASGTMDRGSLRAANRAVGNDPGSACLEILMGGLSFISHGPSVIAITGSTAAIEVHTAEGQLLRPALYTPFALQDGDRVSIDAPTAGLRNYLAIRGGFTHEPVLGSLSTDTLAQVGPAPLATGDRIGFRQRIGGPAVSVTEQPAFDMPRADQVITLDVVMGPRSDWFTPQAQALLAEQTWRVTPQSNRIGIRLAGDHSLERVIEGELPSEGTTVGAIQVPPSGQPVLFLADHPLTGGYPVIGVVAPYHLDLAGQIPVNSRIRFKPLGAFEPVRPALSDETKNQ